One genomic segment of Sphingobacteriales bacterium includes these proteins:
- the pfkA gene encoding 6-phosphofructokinase, translating into MEPTTIRKIGILTSGGDSPGMNACIRAVVRAACYHNIQITGIKRGYQGMIEGDFEEMNSRSVSNIIHRGGTILKSARCLAFKEAEGRKKAYKKIKKAQIDALVLIGGDGTFKGAHAFSSEYDLPVIGIPGTIDNDMYGTDYTIGYDTAMNTVVEAIDKIRDTADSHDRLFFIEVMGRDAGFIALPCGIATGAEAVLIPESITNLKNLVKTLKYGWKHKKTSSIVIVSEGDEAGGAFDIVKKVKPRLGNRYDIRVTILGHIQRGGNPSCFDRVLASRMGVAAVEGLLEGQNKMMVGIQNNQIVYVPLIDSATQKAVFNHNSLARIAEILAY; encoded by the coding sequence ATGGAACCTACCACCATCCGGAAAATTGGCATATTAACCTCGGGCGGCGACTCGCCGGGCATGAACGCCTGCATACGCGCAGTAGTACGCGCAGCCTGTTACCATAACATACAAATAACTGGTATTAAACGAGGTTACCAAGGCATGATTGAAGGCGATTTTGAGGAAATGAATTCGCGGTCGGTTAGCAATATTATACATCGCGGCGGCACAATTTTAAAATCGGCGCGTTGCTTGGCTTTTAAAGAGGCCGAAGGCAGAAAAAAGGCCTACAAAAAGATAAAAAAAGCCCAAATTGATGCCCTTGTGCTTATTGGCGGCGATGGTACTTTTAAAGGCGCACATGCCTTCTCGAGCGAATACGACCTACCTGTTATTGGTATTCCCGGAACGATTGACAATGATATGTACGGCACCGACTATACTATTGGCTACGATACGGCCATGAATACCGTTGTTGAGGCCATAGACAAAATACGCGATACCGCCGATAGCCACGACCGCCTTTTTTTTATTGAAGTGATGGGCCGCGATGCCGGTTTTATTGCCCTTCCCTGTGGTATAGCTACCGGAGCCGAGGCAGTGCTTATTCCTGAAAGTATAACCAATTTAAAAAACTTAGTAAAAACCTTAAAATACGGTTGGAAACATAAAAAAACCTCGTCAATAGTTATAGTGTCCGAAGGTGATGAGGCCGGCGGCGCTTTTGACATCGTTAAAAAAGTAAAACCGCGCTTGGGCAACCGCTACGATATACGGGTAACAATATTGGGCCATATACAGCGCGGTGGCAATCCAAGTTGTTTCGACAGGGTGTTGGCCAGCCGAATGGGAGTGGCCGCCGTTGAAGGCCTGCTTGAAGGTCAAAATAAAATGATGGTAGGCATACAAAACAACCAAATTGTATATGTGCCCTTAATAGATAGCGCCACTCAAAAAGCTGTCTTCAACCACAATAGTTTGGCTCGCATTGCCGAAATTTTGGCTTATTAA
- a CDS encoding type III pantothenate kinase produces the protein MPYHLCIDIGNSRVKAAIIATQTSQIVSLHRTNDADLAWLSMALEQYKISGIALASVRLPDKELEFFLTNYPAVVMPFSHQTPLPIANAYLTPHTLGLDRLAAITGAYYLHPKQHVLKIEAGTCLTLDFLQANGTYLGGSIAPGLHLRLQALHQFTQRLPLVSLSDETDFTGNTTETSINRGVLWGMVAEINGLIDLYSQKWQPLTVVLTGGDAALLANKLKNPIFATPNLVLYGLHKILAFNHPESL, from the coding sequence ATGCCCTACCACCTTTGTATTGATATTGGCAATAGTCGCGTAAAAGCAGCTATCATAGCTACGCAAACCAGCCAGATAGTAAGTTTGCACCGCACCAACGATGCCGATTTAGCATGGCTTTCAATGGCATTGGAACAATATAAAATATCCGGAATTGCGCTGGCATCGGTAAGGCTTCCTGACAAAGAATTAGAGTTTTTTTTGACTAACTACCCTGCGGTTGTTATGCCGTTTAGCCATCAAACACCCTTGCCAATTGCCAACGCTTACCTAACGCCACACACTTTAGGCTTAGATAGGTTGGCGGCCATTACAGGGGCGTATTATTTGCACCCCAAGCAGCACGTACTTAAAATTGAGGCCGGCACTTGCCTAACCCTCGATTTTTTACAGGCCAACGGCACTTATTTGGGCGGAAGTATTGCGCCCGGCTTGCACCTTCGCTTGCAAGCTTTGCACCAATTTACCCAGCGACTACCCTTGGTAAGTTTAAGCGACGAAACTGATTTTACCGGAAACACCACCGAAACAAGTATAAATCGAGGTGTGTTATGGGGCATGGTTGCCGAAATTAACGGATTAATTGACCTGTATAGTCAAAAATGGCAGCCTTTAACAGTAGTTTTAACCGGCGGAGATGCAGCTTTGTTGGCTAACAAACTTAAAAATCCGATATTTGCAACGCCAAACTTAGTTTTATACGGATTACATAAAATTTTGGCTTTCAACCATCCGGAGAGCCTATAA
- a CDS encoding outer membrane protein transport protein — protein MGAISPNSFAQSAIKQANSPFSKLGFGTMFTPSFSAVGTMGGLGYGYRNLSNINMVNPAALGALRFTTLETEIGFTNLRVSNSALQKSESGEGNIRYFAFGFPLRTKYEKQADNQNLDPALKNALTEKASIRSKLIQGWGLSFGLMPFNSRNYDLTDKKWHPDLDTITYRFVGSGQSYQFFAGTGYTYKGFSAGGSISYVFGTLRERSIETPGNESDANLFSTVLQSEDKLGSFIWRAGLQYQHQFDNSVLTFGVAGHSNTALNSTNNAAWYQAKRSLDQVLLFDTAYTQQTVEGQFTIPQQIGFGVAWQHQNRLRLMADMQAEQWSQFAKYGQPDATVQNSQRYAFGFEYVPDPRAITKLFRSTQYRFGAFYHAGNLLAKAQPVKAFGASVGLGLPLRRNNSRINLAVEFGQRGNHADNGLRETYVMGKLGLTLSDIWFRRYKYE, from the coding sequence ATGGGCGCAATTAGTCCTAACAGTTTTGCACAATCGGCTATTAAGCAGGCAAATTCACCCTTCTCAAAATTAGGATTTGGCACTATGTTTACCCCCTCGTTTTCGGCGGTAGGCACTATGGGCGGCTTGGGTTATGGCTACCGCAACCTTAGCAATATTAATATGGTAAATCCGGCGGCCTTAGGCGCTTTGCGTTTCACCACCCTCGAAACCGAAATAGGCTTTACCAATTTGCGCGTTAGCAACTCGGCTTTACAAAAATCCGAATCGGGCGAGGGGAATATCCGGTATTTTGCCTTTGGTTTTCCGCTTCGAACCAAATACGAAAAGCAAGCCGACAACCAAAACCTTGATCCGGCCTTAAAAAATGCACTTACCGAAAAAGCATCCATCCGAAGCAAATTAATACAAGGCTGGGGGTTAAGTTTTGGCTTAATGCCTTTTAATAGCCGCAATTATGACCTTACTGATAAAAAATGGCATCCAGATTTGGACACTATAACTTACCGTTTTGTAGGAAGCGGTCAATCGTATCAGTTTTTTGCCGGAACCGGTTATACTTACAAAGGTTTTTCGGCAGGTGGCAGTATAAGTTATGTGTTTGGCACTTTGCGCGAACGCAGTATTGAAACCCCCGGCAATGAAAGTGATGCCAATCTTTTTTCGACTGTTTTGCAGTCGGAAGACAAATTGGGCAGTTTTATTTGGCGTGCCGGACTGCAATACCAACATCAGTTTGATAATTCGGTGCTAACTTTTGGCGTTGCAGGGCATAGCAATACGGCGCTTAATAGTACCAACAACGCAGCATGGTACCAGGCAAAACGCAGCCTCGACCAAGTGCTTTTGTTCGATACGGCCTACACACAACAAACTGTTGAGGGGCAGTTTACCATTCCGCAGCAAATAGGCTTTGGTGTGGCTTGGCAACATCAGAACAGGCTCCGCCTTATGGCCGACATGCAAGCCGAACAATGGAGCCAATTTGCTAAGTATGGCCAACCAGATGCCACCGTACAAAATAGTCAGCGTTATGCTTTTGGTTTTGAATATGTACCCGACCCTCGCGCTATCACCAAATTGTTTAGAAGCACACAGTATCGTTTTGGGGCGTTTTATCATGCCGGAAACTTGTTGGCAAAAGCACAACCTGTTAAAGCCTTTGGTGCGTCGGTGGGTTTGGGCCTGCCGCTGCGCCGCAATAACTCGCGTATTAATTTGGCGGTTGAGTTTGGGCAGCGCGGCAACCATGCCGATAATGGCCTCCGCGAAACTTATGTGATGGGTAAATTGGGCTTAACCCTTAGCGATATTTGGTTTAGACGCTATAAATATGAATAG
- the rfbD gene encoding dTDP-4-dehydrorhamnose reductase: MQQTQSPYLNLLITGCNGQVGYSIKQYLQQQQYPEIKAIYTDRNSLDIANPTKVRQMFEQNPGINFVINTAAYTYVDKAESEPELAFRINTYAPQLLAQTCAQYGAWLLHLSTDFVFDGQKTGPYLPTDTPNPLNIYGKTKLQGEQAVLAANPNKTCVIRTSWVYANHGSNFVRTMLRLATERPQLQVVNDQRGSPTYAPDLAQALITICQQIGASNSHSYKIKPIYHYANGGSCTWYELAKTTLEYAQINCPVIPIAAHQYPTPAKRPRNSQLDTTDIVNDFNIEIPNWKISLKKCIGSLKNGNLLSKTKT, encoded by the coding sequence ATGCAGCAAACCCAAAGTCCATACTTAAACCTGTTAATTACCGGATGCAACGGTCAGGTTGGCTATAGTATTAAACAATATTTACAACAACAACAATATCCGGAAATAAAAGCCATATACACCGACCGTAATTCGTTAGATATTGCCAATCCTACAAAGGTTCGGCAAATGTTTGAACAAAATCCGGGTATTAATTTTGTCATAAATACCGCTGCCTATACCTATGTTGATAAAGCTGAATCTGAACCCGAACTGGCCTTCCGGATAAATACTTACGCCCCGCAACTACTTGCCCAAACCTGCGCGCAATATGGGGCATGGCTGTTGCATTTATCAACTGATTTTGTTTTTGACGGGCAAAAAACCGGCCCCTACCTGCCTACAGATACGCCCAACCCACTTAATATTTATGGCAAAACCAAGCTGCAAGGCGAGCAAGCCGTTTTGGCTGCCAACCCCAACAAAACCTGCGTGATACGCACCTCGTGGGTTTATGCAAATCATGGCTCAAATTTTGTGCGCACTATGTTAAGGCTTGCCACAGAACGCCCCCAGCTACAAGTGGTAAACGACCAGCGCGGCTCGCCCACCTACGCCCCAGACCTCGCACAAGCCTTGATTACAATATGCCAACAAATAGGGGCTTCAAATTCTCATTCCTACAAGATAAAACCCATTTATCATTACGCCAACGGCGGCAGTTGTACTTGGTACGAGTTGGCTAAAACAACCTTAGAGTACGCTCAAATTAACTGCCCCGTTATTCCTATTGCTGCCCACCAGTACCCAACTCCGGCAAAACGCCCGCGCAATAGCCAACTTGATACTACCGATATAGTAAACGATTTTAATATTGAAATTCCAAATTGGAAGATTAGCCTAAAAAAATGTATCGGAAGCTTAAAAAATGGAAATTTGCTTTCCAAAACAAAAACTTAA
- a CDS encoding tRNA-binding protein has protein sequence MEKILFSDFEKIDIRVGVVEAAELLENARKPAYKLVINFGEEIGVKRSSAQITHYYQPTQLIGRQVIAVVNFNAKQVGKFISEVLVLGLPDAQGHIVLLAPEHPVPLGARMF, from the coding sequence ATGGAGAAGATTTTATTTTCTGATTTTGAAAAAATAGATATCCGCGTAGGTGTTGTTGAAGCCGCCGAACTGCTTGAAAATGCACGCAAACCTGCTTATAAATTGGTAATTAATTTTGGTGAAGAAATAGGAGTCAAACGCTCGTCGGCGCAAATTACCCACTATTACCAGCCTACACAATTAATTGGACGGCAAGTGATAGCGGTGGTCAATTTTAATGCCAAACAAGTGGGTAAATTTATTTCGGAAGTATTGGTTTTAGGCCTGCCAGATGCGCAAGGCCATATTGTTTTACTTGCCCCCGAACACCCAGTGCCGTTAGGTGCACGTATGTTTTAA